The Drosophila innubila isolate TH190305 chromosome 3R unlocalized genomic scaffold, UK_Dinn_1.0 2_E_3R, whole genome shotgun sequence genome has a segment encoding these proteins:
- the LOC117791037 gene encoding protein lifeguard 1-like — protein MDLEGQSKSLTFDNQSIRRGFIRKVYLILMAQLLVTFAVVAMFAFCPEAKIFASRNPWLFWLAVAIMLLTMLSMLCCENVRRETPTNFIFLGLFTVAESFLLGISASRYHGQEVLLAIGITAAICLALTLFALQTKYDFTTMGGILIACLMALFIFGLMAIFVGGNMLALIYASLGAVLFSIYLIYDTQLMMGGNHKYAISPEEYIFATLNLYLDIINIFMDLLTIFGLTGE, from the coding sequence ATGGATTTAGAGGGTCAGTCGAAAAGTTTGACGTTTGACAATCAGAGCATACGCCGTGGATTCATCCGAAAAGTGTATCTGATACTCATGGCCCAATTGCTGGTTACCTTTGCTGTTGTAGCCATGTTTGCTTTCTGCCCAGAGGCGAAGATCTTTGCCAGTCGGAATCCTTGGCTGTTTTGGCTGGCTGTGGCCATAATGCTGTTGACCATGTTGAGCATGTTGTGCTGTGAAAATGTGAGACGAGAGACGCCAACCAATTTCATATTCCTGGGTCTCTTTACAGTCGCGGAATCCTTTTTGCTGGGCATCTCTGCCAGTCGCTATCATGGCCAAGAGGTGCTTCTGGCCATTGGCATTACGGCTGCCATTTGTTTGGCCCTGACGCTGTTTGCTCTGCAGACCAAGTATGATTTTACCACAATGGGCGGCATTCTCATTGCCTGTTTGATGGCACTCTTCATCTTTGGTCTTATGGCCATCTTTGTTGGTGGCAATATGTTGGCTTTAATCTATGCCTCTCTGGGCGCAGTGCTTTTCTCTATCTACCTGATTTACGATACTCAATTGATGATGGGCGGCAATCACAAATATGCCATAAGTCCGGAGGAATATATTTTCGCCACTCTCAATCTCTATTTGGacattattaatatctttatgGATTTGCTGACTATTTTCGGACTCACTGGGGAGTAA
- the LOC117791092 gene encoding uncharacterized protein LOC117791092, with translation MALPATKATTATTTHAVIQAIESYIQNQNLLGEIAELDELLYDVIDLHKDNELALKRVLQCIHNLLQTNNKYNVKFGAKVFHKLIAVVIAGDNNSNGQHVDSNKCSRQLVASVLICVQLYGRKFPRIDGKFLIRQLWSLCLNSERQPHAAQILVHLFDDFVNNLGEECICSSELHLVIKSLLQSETREYRKSAYFLMRKLADIMQHKERETKLLDTLKCSEPQWTAYVTILENLEEQQSHLVLPTLQTLLPRVVAGNRMPDKDHQDGESKDNWISWLRILYVRLLQDNNILVLRWTLTYFLNNFDVTKLRKANLLTEFLAATNRTQLYNVEGYFLPSLEKEKFMASTEDTEMFLEALVTVHWHSAPLVFWLRNVRLVALYILISKNLLLKLSSQVRTLKNRKLRKIAIDLVFEIFKATIESLTLGEYLVFIETLFNISDDYLHMDLVKSKLQNCKIEGKNFVPLNKRCYDIFTNNYRIEDCIWVYFSWIFHDIFYILKQFPTKLHGWWRFHPLLSLIRAEPSNTIERDLSLDFYSTYYNVNTEIFKKSNLCEVQKHMIQQLKCQTKEEKIFVRDHCTDWFYRANLQRWSQIQTHLKPLNLVERGTIFTFRHLAQLLGKSDTRIEDNDNVLKAFKDRLQKHQTCEEAVMGIVNYAKKHLSDIEAEKLCVDLLENRKSSITQIILFAAKTLSISYIVERILDGDTSTGDARIEDAYKESLDTLAHNDLNLRDKFIESIQKQSKKRRNAIRDSLLFINKQLTEKKPRYFENCKEHRRKIRIARALLGMQDHINWSDEMWNSLMVCNDQLNVSYMYECLVARLLPNFDMLLDRMQLMESMKPSQQVSITSVAHLYCIRNWDIIESKHLQKVVTLLLPLTMGANFQTRLLAQLVIHTFAVKCEQTSIDLPVLETLKTAIESTLGSKLHTFENETRLTLSKVMDYTSKMDNHPQANVILYMTNAPFDEYSKFGMNYQLKNHLDEHRNVLITKKKLSTAALELPIEIDNLNVQRKANPMNNIFNTDETIAMDSQHNEQDLIVVASLIDKLPNLGGLARTCEVLGVKTLILSAKSIVDKSDFTNLSMTAEKSLNIMEVKPGALAAFLIEKQSMGYKIVGAEQTAHSVSFTDFKFPEKCVLLLGHEKHGISVDLIALLDFAVEIPQFGMVRSLNVHVTGSLFIWEYCKQHLTKKSNR, from the exons atggcactgccagcaacaaaagcaacaacggcGACAACAACACACGCAGTTATTCAAGCAATCGAGAGTTatatacaaaatcaaaatttattgggCGAAATTGCCGAACTGGATGAATTGTTGTACGACGTGATTGATTTGCACAAGGACAACGAATTGGCACTAAAACGTGTGCTGCAGTGCATTCACAATTTGCTGcagaccaacaacaaatataatgtGAAATTCGGTGCAAAAGTGTTTCACAAACTCATTGCGGTTGTTATTGCCGGTGACAACAATAGCAATGGGCAGCATGTTGATAGCAACAAGTGCAGTCGGCAACTTGTTGCCAGCGTGCTCATTTGTGTGCAACTCTATGGCCGCAAATTCCCGCGCATTGATGGCAAATTCCTAATCCGGCAACTCTGGTCGCTTTGCCTCAACAGTGAGCGACAACCGCATGCTGCCCAAATTCTGGTGCACCTGTTCGATGACTTTGTCAACAATCTGGGTGAGGAGTGCATTTGCTCCTCCGAACTGCACCTGGTCATCAAGAGTCTGCTGCAATCAGAGACCCGAGAATACCGAAAATCGGCATATTTTCTAATGCGCAAACTCGCCGACATCATGCAacataaagagagagaaacaaagCTATTGGATACTCTAAAATGCAGTGAACCGCAGTGGACTGCTTATGTGACCATCCTGGAGAATCTGGAGGAGCAACAATCGCATCTGGTTCTTCCCACACTTCAAACTTTACTGCCCCGCGTTGTAGCGGGAAATCGGATGCCGGATAAGGATCACCAGGATGG GGAATCGAAAGATAACTGGATTTCATGGCTACGTATTTTATACGTCCGTCTGCTGCAGGACAACAATATATTGGTGCTCCGGTGGACACTCACATATTTTCTAAACAACTTTGATGTGACCAAATTGCGTAAGGCGAATCTTCTGACCGAGTTTCTGGCAGCCACAAACAGAACACAACTCTACAATGTCGAAGGATATTTTCTGCCATCACTGGAAAAGGAGAAGTTTATGGCATCCACCGAGGACACGGAGATGTTTTTAGAAGCACTGGTAACAGTTCATTGGCACTCAGCTCCATTGGTATTTTGGTTACGCAACGTAAGGCTTGTTGCCTTATACATACTTATCAGCAAAAATCTGCTCCTGAAACTGAGCTCACAGGTTCGCACCCTTAAAAATAGAAAGTTACGAAAAATCGCCATCGATCTTGTTTTTGAAATCTTTAAG GCAACAATCGAGAGTTTGACACTGGGCGAATACTTAGTTTTCATTGAGACACTTTTTAATATCAGCGATGATTATCTCCATATGGATCTGGTGAAATCAAAACTTCAGAATTGCAAGATAGAAGGGAAAAATTTTGTTCCCTTAAACAAGCGTTGCTACgacatttttacaaataattatcgGATTGAAGATTGTATATGGGTCTATTTCTCATGGATTTTtcatgatatattttatatattaaaacaatttccaACGAAACTTCATGGATGGTGGCGTTTTCATCCATTACTTTCTTTAATTCGCGCAGAGCCTAGTAATACTATAGAAAGAGATTTAAGTCTGGACTTCTATAGCACTTATTACAATGTGAATAcagagatttttaaaaaaagtaaccTTTGCGAAGTTCAAAAGCATATGATTCAACAACTGAAGTGTCAAACGAAAGAGGAGAAGATCTTTGTGAGGGATCATTGTACAGATTGGTTTTACAGGGCTAACCTGCAACGATGGAGTCAAATTCAGACGCATTTAAAACCCCTTAATCTTGTGGAACGTGGCACAATTTTTACGTTTCGACATTTGGCACAACTATTAGGCAAAAGTGACACTCGAATCGAAGATAATGATAATGTACTTAAAGCTTTTAAGGATCGGCTGCAGAAACATCAAACGTGTGAAGAAGC TGTTATGGGGATTGTAAATTACGCAAAGAAGCATCTGAGTGATATTGAAGCTGAGAAATTATGTGTGGATTTGCTTGAAAACCGTAAAAGTTCGATAACACAGATAATTTTATTCGCTGCGAAAACATTAAGTATATCCTATATTGTGGAGAGAATTCTCGATGGGGATACCAGCACTGGAGATGCACG CATTGAGGACGCCTACAAAGAGAGTTTAGACACCCTTGCACACAATGACTTAAATCTACGAGATAAATTTATCGAGTCAATCCAGAAACAGtcaaagaaaagaagaaatgcCATAAGGGACTCGCtgctttttattaacaaacaaTTGACAGAAAAGAAACCAcgatattttgaaaactgtAAGGAGCACAGACGGAAAATCCGGATTGCTAGGGCATTGTTGGGCATGCAAGATCATATCAATTGGTCGGATGAGATGTGGAATTCATTAATGGTCTGCAATGATCAGCTAAATGTCAGCTACATGTATGAGTGCCTTGTGGCAAGACTTTTGCCCAACTTTGATATGTTATTAGATCGAATGCAGTTAATGGAGTCTATGAAGCCAAGCCAACAAGTTTCGATAACTTCCGTAGCGCACTTATATTGCATTCGGAACTGGGACATCATTGAATCAAAGCATTTGCAGAAAGTCGTCACTTTGCTTTTGCCTCTTACAATGGGAGCAAATTTTCAAACCCGTCTACTCGCTCAATTGGTTATTCACACGTTTGCAGTGAAATGCGAGCAGACCAG caTTGACTTGCCTGTTCTCGAAACTTTAAAGACAGCTATAGAATCGACTTTGGGATCTAAATTACAtacttttgaaaatgaaactcGTCTCACCTTATCGAAAGTAATGGATTATACTTCAAAGATGGACAATCACCCCCAAGCAAATGTTATCTTGTATATGACAAATGCACCATTTGATGAATACAGCAAATTCGGTATGAACTACCAGCTTAAAAACCATCTAGATGAGCACCGAAATGTCCTAATAACGAAAAAGAAACTATCAACTGCTGCACTTGAACTGCCAATTGAGATAGACAATTTAAATGTGCAGAGAAAGGCAAATCCCATGAATAATATATTCAACACAGATGAGACTATTGCAATGGATTCTCAACACAATGAGCAAGACCTGATTGTGGTAGCGTCCTTAATAGATAAACTACCCAATCTTGGAGGTCTAGCTCGCACCTGTGAAGTATTGGGTGTCAAGACATTGATCTTAAGCGCCAAGTCCATCGTTGATAAATCGGATTTTACGAATTTAag TATGACCGCCGAAAAGAGTTTGAATATTATGGAAGTGAAACCTGGAGCACTTGCTGCATTTTTGATTGAGAAACAATCCATGGGTTATAAAATTGTTGGTGCCGAACAAACAGCGCATAGCGTGAGTTTTACTGACTTTAAGTTTCCCGAAAAATGTGTCTTGTTGTTGGG TCATGAAAAACATGGTATTTCTGTGGATTTAATTGCTCTCTTGGATTTTGCTGTTGAAATACCACAATTTGGAATGGTGCGATCGTTAAATGTTCATGTGACAGGATCTCTGTTCATTTGGGAGTACTGCAAGCAGCATTTAACTAAAAAGTCAAATCGATAA
- the LOC117790386 gene encoding protein suppressor of variegation 3-7 — MSFSENSSDSDWKEAKIKVKLNSSGNASGKQKYCQKFCEKWLNLFEPWLRRSADDPNKPFCRACQCRLDCNRCHLVRHERTTKHKRNLESLITKGEGAVRKELSVRQERSKYYHQRKRALKALKLKQEIVEPVAEENNQLQERHVEREERSETETTTVVNTESAIEESSHNFQVIEATVQSQSSLSNNARIPTTTKAATIKTSPPSVTNSASNRKEGLKLLMQIQQDKNELMESFRELIGVQLPQALPPREKNHVDLFFESVSSSVKALCPKLVAEAKMRVSQLICELELRALKDNNSANGDSINVEMPIPLTIPQSSTEQHSISSHHPQFGGLT; from the exons ATGAGTTTCTCCGAAAATTCGTCGGATTCCGATTG GAAGGAGGCAAAGATTAAAGTGAAACTAAACAGCAGTGGAAATGCAAGTGGAAAACAGAAATATTGTCAAAAGTTCTGTGAAAAGTGGCTAAATCTGTTTGAGCCTTGGCTAAGACGCTCAGCCGATGATCCCAACAAGCCGTTCTGTCGCGCCTGTCAGTGTCGCCTCGACTGCAATCGCTGCCATCTCGTGAGACACGAACGCACCACGAAGCACAAACGAAATCTCGAATCGCTGATCACGAAAGGCGAAGGCGCTGTGCGAAAGGAATTGAGTGTGCGACAGGAACGCAGCAAATATTATCATCAGCGAAAGAGAGCGCTAAAGGCATTAAAGCTAAAGCAGGAGATTGTCGAGCCTGTAGCTGAGGAGAACAACCAGCTGCAGGAGAGGCATGTGGAGCGGGAGGAGAGGTCTGAGACAGAGACAACAACAGTCGTGAATACTGAAAGTGCAATTGAAGAAAG CTCTCACAACTTTCAAGTAATTGAAGCAACAGTTCAATCTCAATCTTCGTTATCAAACAACGCCCGaattccaacaacaacaaaagcagcgaCAATAAAAACAAGCCCGCCTTCCGTTACAAACTCAGCATCGAATCGAAAGGAAGGCCTAAAACTTCTAATGCAAATTCAACAGGATAAGAACGAGCTAATGGAGTCTTTCCGTGAACTGATTGGCGTACAATTACCGCAAGCATTGCCACCCAGAGAGAAAAATCATGTGGATCTATTTTTCGAAAGCGTCAGTTCGAGTGTTAAGGCGCTTTGCCCGAAACTTGTGGCCGAGGCAAAAATGCGCGTATCTCAACTAATTTGCGAGCTGGAACTGCGTGCACTTAAAGATAATAATAGTGCAAATGGGGACTCGATAAATGTAGAAATGCCAATTCCGTTAACGATACCACAATCAAGCACCGAACAACACAGCATTTCTTCTCATCATCCTCAATTTGGAGGTTTGACCTAA
- the LOC117790878 gene encoding protein suppressor of variegation 3-7, whose amino-acid sequence MSLKRFNLKTRPRRNREELLQSITRDRALLNAYFQDLTAREESKSQSITQKEPQTKSQSAAQKETSLNKASKMQQRDSYDLFFESACISIKSLPPKLAAEAKSRISQIITEFELRAISEEEEKQHQQQQQQQLVKTMRVSESEDASSGIVYEFQPYT is encoded by the coding sequence ATGTCGTTAAAGCGCTTTAATTTGAAGACCAGACCACGACGGAATCGTGAGGAACTCTTGCAGAGCATAACACGCGATCGCGCCTTATTGAACGCCTATTTTCAAGATCTCACAGCTAGAGAAGAGTCGAAGTCCCAGTCGATAACCCAGAAGGAACCACAAACGAAGTCTCAGTCGGCAGCTCAGAAGGAAACATCTCTAAATAAAGCAAGCAAAATGCAGCAACGCGACAGttatgatttgttttttgaaagtGCCTGCATTAGTATCAAAAGTTTACCGCCAAAATTAGCAGCAGAGGCCAAAAGCCGCATCTCACAAATCATAACAGAATTTGAGCTGCGAGCTATAtcagaagaggaagagaaacaacatcagcagcagcagcaacaacagctcgTTAAAACAatgagagtgagtgagagcgaGGACGCTTCATCTGGCATTGTTTACGAATTTCAACCTTACACTTGA